In Levilactobacillus brevis, the genomic window TAAAAAACAGCTAGAATCCGTAGTGTGATAAGGATAACGCCCACTATAATAGGGTAGCCGCGCGCTGACCGCCTTACCGTTCGCCAAATTTGGTCTGGATCGCGGTGGGAAGGATCGGGAAAAGCCAAAGGACGGTCTTTTCCCTCGCTTTGAGCCGTCAGCCCGCGTCTCAAAGACGCCATTTTCCAAGTAGAACACTTGGAAAATCCCACGGCTGAGACCAAATTTGACTCACTCACGGCTGCGTGAAGGGTATCCAATTAAACTGGCTGAACGTTGCCACGCCAACGATTTCACCCGTTTAGTAGCTTTCAACCATCGTAACCGGAGGCAGCCAGAGATGGTGGTAGCCGTGACAGCGGTGTTAGCTGAGCATCAGCTTACAGCGCGGGACGTGTTTGGAGACTGGTGGATTTTGCTAGGCTTCAAACCGAATCGGAGGACCGCTTCTCAAGCCGCAGGCGGTGGTGATGACTCGTTTAATGGCGGTAAACCTTGCCAGTTGGGGACAGGAGCGTGTTCGTAAACTTTCAACCTTTAGTCTTCAATATAAACCGTCCTGGGAGAATTACCAGTCCAGCGTCCGAAATTTTAGAAGTTTGCTAGCTTCTATAGGTAAACTTAAGCATTGAACCGAAGCGACTGTTGGACAATAAAAGCGCGTCCCTCATGGTTGGGGACGCGCTTTTCTACTGGATTTAAACTTCTTCGGTCTGCTGCACACTGGCTAAAAACGCCGGTACCAGCGCCTCATAAACCGCTACGGCTTGAAGGTATTCTTTAATCGAAATGTACTCATCGACCTGATGCGACGTGTTACTGCCCGGGCCAATTTCAATGCTCGTAAAGTCCGCCTTGGCCCGTAAGAATTCGGCACCATCGTTTGCGCCACCGGACCCCACAATCTGGGTGTCGTGACCACAGACCTCATCGCTAATCTGCTTGGCGAGCTGGACCAGTGGCGCCTGGGGATTGCCGGGAATGGCCTCCTCGGGGAAGCTGTAGCTCAGATCAAGTTGGACTCCGGGTTCCTGATTGAGTTGGGCAATCAGGGCTTCCAATTCATCATAGATGACTTGGTTGGGATAAGCGGGAATGGTCCGCATATTGGCCATAAGTTCGGCGTGCGCAGGGATCGAGTTGACCTGTTCCCCGCCGGAGATTAAATCGACGTTATGGAGCAGCCCCCCCAAGACGGGGTCGGTCTGGGTATATTTAGCCATCACCGGTCCCACGGCGTTGTAAAATTTCATCAAATTATCAATGGCGTTGATGCCCTTCTCTGGTTGGGCACTGTGAACGCCCTTGCCGGTAGATACGACCTTGTAGTCAATGACGCCCCGCGCCGTATACACCACATTATCCAAGCCGCTGGGCTCCGCAATCACGAGGCCGGCAAGGTGATCGGCATAGCCCGCATCGGTCAGTTGGGCGGCGCCGTATTCGCCGGTCTCCTCACCCACGGTCGCCAGCAACCGAATACTACCGGGAAGTTGCGTGCCCTGTTCCAGGAATTCCAGCATGGTGATGACGATGGCGGCGAGGCCACTCTTCATGTCCGAGGCTC contains:
- a CDS encoding ArgE/DapE family deacylase — protein: MTPQAKIEILQHLIQIPSVNDHEAQVADYIASLFAPYPQAKIEKVTYAPGRDNLVITIGNAGPQLGLCGHMDVVAAGDEAAWQHAPFAGEVVDDQLFGRGASDMKSGLAAIVITMLEFLEQGTQLPGSIRLLATVGEETGEYGAAQLTDAGYADHLAGLVIAEPSGLDNVVYTARGVIDYKVVSTGKGVHSAQPEKGINAIDNLMKFYNAVGPVMAKYTQTDPVLGGLLHNVDLISGGEQVNSIPAHAELMANMRTIPAYPNQVIYDELEALIAQLNQEPGVQLDLSYSFPEEAIPGNPQAPLVQLAKQISDEVCGHDTQIVGSGGANDGAEFLRAKADFTSIEIGPGSNTSHQVDEYISIKEYLQAVAVYEALVPAFLASVQQTEEV